In Thermomonas paludicola, the following are encoded in one genomic region:
- a CDS encoding YeiH family protein: MTAAPEVASASTPSDPRRARRSGLLLVALVVVPALLIGAWLPVVGGAVSALLLGLALGTTGIPQPRHHAGIAFAHGPLLRASVVMLGFGLSLAQVAKTGLDSLPLTLVTLAVAFLTAWGLSRLLRLSGALPVLIGIGTAICGGSAIAAAAPVIRARDHEIALSMTIIFLFNVAGALLFPPLGHLLGLSDHGFGLWAGTAINDTSSVVVAGYQYSQAAGELATVVKLTRASLIVPVTLALAMWVARRNRDGTGHASLLANFPWFILGFVAASAAGSTGWLPASALHILHWAAQLCIVAALAGIGLSADIRQMRATGPRPILLGLGTWFAVAAASLVAQQAMGLT, from the coding sequence ATGACCGCCGCTCCCGAGGTCGCCTCTGCATCCACCCCATCCGACCCGCGGCGCGCGCGCCGCAGCGGGCTGCTGCTGGTGGCACTGGTGGTGGTGCCGGCCCTGCTGATCGGCGCGTGGCTGCCGGTGGTCGGCGGCGCGGTGTCGGCCCTGCTGCTGGGACTGGCGCTGGGCACCACCGGCATCCCCCAACCGCGTCATCACGCCGGCATCGCGTTTGCGCACGGCCCGCTGCTGCGCGCATCGGTGGTGATGCTCGGGTTCGGGCTGTCGCTGGCGCAGGTGGCAAAAACCGGGTTGGACTCGCTGCCACTGACGCTGGTCACGCTGGCGGTCGCCTTTCTCACCGCCTGGGGCCTGAGCCGCCTGCTGCGCCTGAGTGGCGCGCTGCCGGTGCTGATCGGCATCGGCACCGCCATCTGCGGCGGTTCCGCCATCGCCGCAGCCGCCCCGGTGATCCGCGCCCGCGACCACGAAATCGCGCTGTCGATGACCATCATCTTCCTGTTCAACGTCGCCGGCGCGCTGCTGTTTCCCCCGCTGGGACACCTGCTGGGGCTGAGCGACCACGGCTTCGGCCTGTGGGCAGGCACCGCGATCAACGACACTTCGTCGGTAGTGGTCGCCGGCTACCAATACAGCCAGGCCGCTGGCGAGTTGGCCACCGTGGTCAAACTCACCCGCGCCAGCCTGATCGTGCCGGTGACGCTTGCGCTGGCGATGTGGGTGGCGCGGCGCAACCGCGACGGCACGGGCCATGCCTCGCTGCTCGCCAATTTTCCGTGGTTCATCCTCGGTTTCGTGGCCGCCTCGGCCGCCGGCAGTACCGGCTGGCTGCCGGCGTCGGCCCTGCACATCCTCCACTGGGCGGCGCAGCTCTGCATCGTCGCCGCGCTGGCCGGCATTGGCCTGTCGGCCGACATCAGGCAAATGCGCGCAACCGGGCCACGCCCGATCCTGCTGGGCCTGGGCACCTGGTTTGCGGTGGCCGCCGCCAGCCTGGTGGCACAGCAGGCGATGGGCCTGACCTGA
- the nusB gene encoding transcription antitermination factor NusB: MKHHRRPDGLDPVARSRSRRRALQAIYAWQINHANEHDLIAQFAHEQAHEVADLEYFEDLVRGVMRHVAELDAALLGHLDREIDEVDPIERAALRIAAYELTHRADVPYRVVINEAIDSTKRFGSEHGHTYVNGVLDKAAAALRGVEAKK; encoded by the coding sequence ATGAAGCACCACCGTCGTCCCGATGGGCTGGATCCTGTTGCCCGTTCGCGTTCGCGTCGGCGCGCCCTGCAGGCGATCTATGCGTGGCAAATCAACCACGCCAACGAGCACGACCTGATCGCCCAGTTCGCCCACGAACAGGCGCATGAAGTGGCCGACCTCGAATACTTCGAGGATCTGGTGCGTGGAGTGATGCGCCATGTGGCCGAACTCGACGCCGCGTTGCTCGGGCATCTGGACCGCGAGATCGATGAAGTGGATCCGATCGAGCGCGCCGCGCTGCGCATCGCCGCCTACGAACTGACGCATCGCGCGGACGTGCCGTATCGCGTGGTGATCAACGAGGCCATCGACTCGACCAAGCGCTTCGGCTCCGAGCACGGCCACACCTACGTCAACGGCGTGCTGGACAAGGCTGCGGCCGCGTTGCGTGGCGTGGAAGCGAAGAAATGA
- a CDS encoding LysR family transcriptional regulator yields the protein MHYASPRQLEVFVHTVACGSLRGVADALHLTQPAVSMALAELERLLGGELFDRRRGRLHLSARGRALLPLAQELLERHREFAGFDSHGIAPGSELRIGASNTVGNYRIGELLAPFAQAQPAVRLRLQVENTRSIAAAVLDGSLDVGCVEGPVMHADLQRQHWRDDVLVVCAAIDHPLAGRRGLRPDDFHGARWVLREPGSATREMSERLLSRLPAPVALLELNQTEAVKQAVVAGLGLACLPEVALTDAVAAGRLVVLDTPFAQLRRSLSLLWLRKRYQAAALRAFLAAHAPPPDAGGPVAG from the coding sequence ATGCACTACGCCAGCCCGCGCCAGCTCGAAGTGTTCGTGCACACGGTGGCCTGCGGCAGCCTGCGCGGCGTGGCGGACGCGCTGCACCTCACCCAGCCGGCGGTCAGCATGGCGCTGGCCGAGCTGGAACGGCTGCTGGGCGGCGAGTTGTTCGATCGCCGGCGCGGACGATTGCACCTGAGCGCTCGCGGGCGCGCCCTGCTGCCGCTGGCACAGGAGCTGCTGGAGCGGCATCGGGAATTTGCCGGGTTCGATTCGCATGGCATCGCCCCCGGTAGCGAGCTGCGTATCGGCGCCAGCAATACCGTGGGCAATTATCGGATCGGTGAATTGCTGGCGCCCTTCGCGCAGGCGCAGCCTGCGGTACGCCTGCGCTTGCAGGTGGAAAACACCCGCAGCATTGCCGCCGCGGTGCTCGACGGCAGCCTGGATGTCGGCTGCGTGGAAGGCCCGGTGATGCATGCGGATCTGCAGCGGCAGCATTGGCGCGATGACGTGCTGGTGGTGTGTGCCGCCATCGATCATCCGTTGGCCGGGCGGCGCGGCCTGCGGCCCGATGACTTCCATGGCGCGCGCTGGGTGCTGCGCGAGCCGGGATCGGCGACCCGCGAGATGAGCGAGCGCCTGCTGTCCCGACTGCCGGCGCCGGTCGCTCTGCTGGAATTGAACCAGACCGAGGCGGTAAAGCAGGCAGTGGTGGCGGGGCTGGGCCTGGCCTGCCTGCCGGAGGTGGCACTGACCGATGCAGTGGCCGCCGGGCGTCTGGTCGTCCTGGACACCCCGTTTGCGCAACTGCGCCGCAGCTTGTCGCTGCTGTGGCTGCGCAAGCGCTACCAGGCGGCGGCGCTGCGCGCTTTCCTGGCCGCGCATGCACCGCCGCCGGATGCGGGCGGCCCGGTGGCGGGTTGA
- the glyA gene encoding serine hydroxymethyltransferase yields MFSRADLIAGFDPELAKAIADENRRQEDHVELIASENYASPRVMEAQGSQLTNKYAEGYPGKRYYGGCEYVDVAEQLAIDRVKQLFGADYANVQPHSGSQANQAVYFALLQPGDTILGMSLAHGGHLTHGAKVNASGKLFNAVQYGVNDEGLIDYDEVERLALEHKPKMVVAGFSAYSQVVDWARFRAIADKVGAWLFVDMAHVAGLIAAGVYPSPLPHAHVVTSTTHKTLRGPRGGIIVASRAAMGDAAEEIEKKLQSIVFPGIQGGPLMHVIAAKAVAFKEALEPAFKDYQQQVVKNAQAMADVIMRRGYRIVSGGTRNHLMLVDMIGKDVSGKQAEEALGKAHITVNKNSVPNDPRKPFVTSGLRIGTPAVTTRGYKEPDCVALAEWICDVLDNPNDDNVIAGVRANVEKQCRQFPVYGD; encoded by the coding sequence ATGTTTTCCCGTGCCGATCTGATTGCTGGATTCGACCCCGAGTTGGCCAAGGCCATCGCCGATGAAAACCGCCGGCAGGAGGATCACGTCGAACTGATCGCTTCGGAGAACTACGCCAGCCCGCGGGTGATGGAAGCGCAGGGCAGCCAGTTGACCAACAAATACGCGGAAGGGTATCCGGGCAAGCGCTATTACGGCGGTTGCGAATACGTGGACGTGGCCGAACAGCTCGCCATCGACCGGGTCAAGCAACTGTTCGGCGCCGACTATGCCAACGTGCAGCCGCACAGCGGCAGCCAGGCCAACCAGGCGGTGTATTTCGCGCTGCTGCAGCCCGGCGACACCATTCTCGGCATGTCGCTGGCGCACGGCGGCCACCTGACCCACGGGGCCAAGGTCAACGCCTCGGGCAAGCTGTTCAACGCGGTGCAGTACGGCGTCAACGACGAAGGCCTGATCGACTACGACGAAGTCGAACGCCTCGCGCTGGAGCACAAGCCGAAGATGGTGGTGGCGGGCTTCTCCGCCTATTCGCAGGTGGTGGACTGGGCGCGCTTCCGCGCCATCGCCGACAAGGTGGGCGCCTGGCTGTTCGTGGACATGGCGCACGTGGCCGGCCTGATCGCCGCCGGCGTGTACCCCAGCCCGCTGCCGCACGCGCACGTGGTGACCTCCACCACCCACAAGACCCTGCGCGGCCCGCGCGGCGGGATCATCGTCGCCAGCCGCGCGGCGATGGGCGATGCGGCAGAGGAGATCGAGAAGAAGCTGCAGTCGATCGTCTTCCCCGGCATCCAGGGCGGCCCGCTGATGCACGTGATCGCGGCCAAGGCGGTGGCGTTCAAGGAGGCGCTGGAGCCGGCGTTCAAGGACTACCAGCAGCAGGTGGTGAAGAACGCCCAGGCCATGGCCGACGTGATCATGCGGCGCGGCTACAGGATCGTCTCCGGCGGCACCCGGAACCACCTGATGCTGGTCGACATGATCGGCAAGGACGTCTCCGGCAAGCAGGCCGAGGAAGCGCTGGGCAAGGCGCACATCACGGTCAACAAGAATTCGGTGCCGAACGACCCGCGCAAGCCCTTCGTCACCTCCGGCCTGCGCATCGGCACGCCGGCGGTCACCACCCGTGGCTACAAGGAGCCCGATTGCGTGGCGCTGGCCGAGTGGATCTGCGACGTGCTGGACAACCCGAACGACGACAACGTCATCGCCGGCGTGCGCGCGAACGTCGAGAAGCAGTGCAGGCAGTTCCCGGTCTACGGCGACTGA
- a CDS encoding YbjN domain-containing protein — protein MPSAYAQQVFTTITSGQVKAIMQGEGYVVTTNDDGKLIWKIDGNKTAMLLGSDNDSLQFYAAFAGGGSSLAKVNAWNKSKRYSRSYIDDDGDPVLELDLDLAGGVTRARIVDFLKTARLSFVAWRDEAVD, from the coding sequence ATGCCGTCGGCGTACGCGCAGCAGGTGTTCACCACCATCACCAGCGGCCAGGTCAAGGCCATCATGCAGGGCGAGGGCTATGTCGTCACCACCAATGACGACGGCAAGCTGATCTGGAAAATCGATGGCAACAAGACCGCCATGCTGCTTGGCAGCGACAACGACTCGCTGCAGTTCTACGCGGCCTTCGCCGGTGGTGGTTCGTCGCTGGCCAAGGTCAATGCCTGGAACAAGAGCAAGCGCTATTCGCGCAGCTACATCGATGACGATGGTGACCCGGTGCTGGAGCTCGATCTGGACCTGGCCGGTGGCGTCACCCGCGCCCGCATCGTCGACTTCCTCAAGACCGCGCGCCTGTCGTTCGTGGCGTGGCGTGACGAAGCGGTGGATTGA
- the ribH gene encoding 6,7-dimethyl-8-ribityllumazine synthase — MPHIEGDLRAPEGARFAILASRWNPRIVDALVVSAQATLVANGVDAALIDVVRVPGAWELPVIARELAMAGRHAAIVALGCVVRGDTRHYEQVADGASNGLLRVALDTGVPVMNGVLAVEMFEDATARAGGSHGNKGEECALVAIEMADLRRKLQEITK; from the coding sequence ATGCCGCATATTGAAGGCGACCTGCGTGCCCCCGAGGGCGCGCGCTTCGCAATCCTCGCCAGTCGCTGGAACCCGCGCATCGTCGATGCGCTGGTCGTTTCCGCGCAGGCCACGTTGGTCGCCAATGGCGTGGACGCGGCGCTGATCGATGTCGTGCGCGTGCCCGGCGCCTGGGAGCTGCCGGTGATCGCGCGCGAGCTGGCCATGGCCGGTCGGCATGCGGCCATCGTCGCACTGGGTTGCGTGGTGCGCGGTGATACCCGCCACTACGAGCAGGTGGCCGATGGCGCGTCCAACGGCCTGCTGCGGGTCGCGCTGGACACCGGCGTGCCGGTGATGAACGGCGTACTGGCGGTGGAGATGTTCGAGGATGCCACGGCACGTGCCGGCGGCAGTCATGGCAACAAGGGCGAGGAATGCGCGCTGGTCGCCATCGAGATGGCCGATTTGCGCCGCAAGCTGCAGGAGATCACGAAATGA
- the pyrF gene encoding orotidine-5'-phosphate decarboxylase — MGFIDKLRARWRDADTLLCVGLDPDPAKFPDRFVDDGDALFAFCRDISDATAEYACAFKPQIAYFAAHNNGEAQLQRLIAHLNGAHPDVPVILDAKRGDIGSTAQQYACEAFERFGADAVTLNPYMGRDSADPFLQYNDRGCVFLCHTSNPGARDFQELLVDGAPLYQHIARTIANDWNGDGNCALVVGATFPEELAAIRGMVGDMPLLIPGVGAQGGDVEAVVRNGRTADGTGLMINSSRGILYASRGEGYADAAADAAKSLRDQINRHRR; from the coding sequence ATGGGCTTCATCGACAAACTGCGCGCCCGCTGGCGCGACGCCGACACCCTGCTCTGCGTCGGCCTCGACCCCGATCCGGCGAAGTTCCCCGACCGCTTCGTGGACGATGGCGATGCGCTGTTCGCGTTCTGCCGCGACATCAGTGATGCCACCGCGGAATACGCCTGCGCGTTCAAGCCGCAGATCGCCTACTTCGCCGCGCACAACAACGGCGAGGCGCAGCTGCAGCGGCTGATCGCGCACCTCAACGGCGCCCACCCGGACGTGCCGGTGATCCTGGACGCCAAGCGCGGCGACATCGGCAGCACCGCGCAGCAGTACGCCTGCGAGGCGTTCGAGCGCTTCGGTGCCGACGCGGTGACGCTGAACCCTTACATGGGGCGCGATTCCGCCGATCCGTTCCTGCAGTACAACGACCGCGGCTGCGTGTTCCTCTGCCACACCTCGAATCCCGGCGCCCGCGATTTCCAGGAACTGCTGGTGGACGGCGCGCCGCTGTACCAGCACATCGCCCGCACCATTGCCAACGACTGGAACGGCGACGGCAACTGCGCACTGGTGGTCGGCGCCACCTTCCCGGAAGAGCTCGCCGCGATCCGCGGGATGGTCGGCGACATGCCGCTGCTGATCCCCGGCGTCGGCGCGCAGGGCGGCGACGTGGAAGCGGTAGTGCGCAACGGCCGAACCGCCGACGGCACCGGGCTGATGATCAATTCCTCGCGCGGAATCCTGTACGCGTCGCGCGGCGAAGGCTATGCGGACGCCGCTGCAGATGCGGCAAAATCACTGCGCGATCAGATCAATCGGCATCGCCGCTGA
- a CDS encoding riboflavin synthase, with protein MFTGLIAGVGRLSARESRGGDARLLIDIGTLPFDGVQLGESIAVNGCCLTVVEFDARSFAVDASNETLALTTLGALDIGAPLNLERAMLPTDRLGGHLVSGHVDGLATAQQCWQDARAVRWRFAVATPLLRYIAHKGSVCVDGVSLTVNAADDAGFEVALIPHTVAHTAFHALRVGDAVNIEVDLLARYMERLQATKDWT; from the coding sequence ATGTTTACCGGATTGATCGCTGGCGTGGGCCGGCTGTCCGCGCGTGAATCCCGCGGCGGCGACGCCCGCCTGCTCATCGACATCGGCACCCTGCCGTTCGATGGCGTGCAGTTGGGCGAAAGCATCGCGGTCAACGGCTGCTGCCTGACCGTGGTCGAGTTCGACGCCCGCAGCTTTGCCGTGGATGCTTCCAATGAAACGCTGGCACTGACCACGCTGGGCGCGCTGGACATCGGCGCGCCGCTGAACCTGGAGCGGGCGATGCTGCCCACCGACCGCCTCGGCGGGCACCTGGTCAGCGGGCACGTGGATGGCTTGGCGACGGCGCAGCAGTGCTGGCAGGACGCGCGTGCGGTGCGCTGGCGGTTCGCCGTTGCGACGCCGCTGCTGCGCTACATCGCGCACAAGGGTTCGGTGTGCGTGGACGGCGTCAGCCTGACCGTGAATGCCGCCGACGACGCGGGGTTCGAGGTCGCGTTGATCCCGCATACCGTGGCACATACCGCCTTCCATGCACTGCGCGTGGGTGATGCGGTCAATATCGAAGTGGATCTGCTGGCGCGCTACATGGAGCGGCTGCAGGCAACGAAGGACTGGACATGA
- the nrdR gene encoding transcriptional regulator NrdR, with product MHCPFCQHSDTRVIDSRVSEDGATIRRRRGCEACGERFSTLETIELKLPAIIKSDGRREAFDARKLRIGFDRALQKRSVSEEQVEAAVRAVVHQLRMTAEREIHARRIGEFVMAELRKLDHVGYVRFASVYRSFEDVADFREELDRLERELPGEGQLPLLDEGKRGAEPKSGPEPLFTRGSSKPGKEKEK from the coding sequence GTGCACTGTCCTTTCTGCCAGCACAGCGACACCCGCGTGATCGACTCGCGGGTCAGTGAGGATGGCGCGACCATCCGCCGCCGCCGCGGCTGCGAAGCCTGCGGCGAGCGGTTTTCCACGCTGGAAACCATCGAGCTGAAGCTGCCGGCGATCATCAAGTCGGATGGTCGGCGCGAGGCGTTCGATGCGCGCAAGCTGCGCATCGGGTTCGATCGGGCGTTGCAGAAGCGGTCGGTGTCGGAAGAACAGGTCGAGGCGGCGGTGCGCGCGGTGGTCCACCAGTTGCGGATGACCGCCGAGCGCGAGATCCACGCGCGCAGGATCGGCGAGTTCGTGATGGCCGAACTGCGCAAGCTCGACCACGTCGGCTATGTGCGCTTTGCCTCGGTCTATCGCAGCTTCGAGGACGTGGCCGATTTCCGCGAGGAACTCGATCGGCTGGAGCGCGAGCTGCCAGGCGAAGGCCAGTTGCCGCTGCTGGACGAGGGGAAACGCGGCGCGGAGCCAAAATCGGGGCCAGAGCCGCTTTTCACGCGCGGGTCCTCGAAGCCCGGCAAGGAAAAGGAAAAGTGA
- the ribB gene encoding 3,4-dihydroxy-2-butanone-4-phosphate synthase codes for MSFASIPELLDELRAGRMVVVVDDEDRENEGDLIMAAELVKPTDINFMVTHARGLVCLSLTRERCAQLGLNPMVRDNTSQHHTNFTVSIEAAEGVTTGISAYDRAHTVRTAVRPDAKPADLSQPGHIFPLMAQPGGVLSRAGHTEAAADLALLAGFEPSGVLVEILNADGSMARRPQLELFAREHGLKIGSIEDLIRHRLETENTVERIDSRPIGTDHGPFVLNTYRDRLTRGLHYALVRGEVMGDEPVLVRVQQQNPLADALHWRRADFGPLVGDVLAMIAAEDRGALVLLGDAPDADATLARIREQPAPPASKAGALAQWRRNGAGSQILADLGARHLRVLGTPRRQVGLAGYGLEVVEYVALPAR; via the coding sequence ATGAGCTTTGCAAGCATTCCCGAACTGCTGGACGAACTGCGCGCCGGGCGCATGGTGGTGGTGGTCGACGACGAGGATCGCGAGAACGAAGGCGACCTGATCATGGCCGCCGAGCTGGTCAAGCCGACCGACATCAATTTCATGGTGACCCACGCGCGCGGCCTGGTGTGCCTGTCGCTGACCCGCGAGCGCTGCGCGCAGCTGGGCCTGAATCCGATGGTGCGCGACAACACCTCGCAGCATCACACCAACTTCACCGTCAGCATCGAGGCGGCCGAAGGCGTCACTACCGGCATCAGCGCCTACGACCGCGCGCATACCGTGCGCACCGCGGTGCGGCCGGATGCCAAACCCGCCGATCTCAGCCAGCCGGGGCATATCTTCCCGTTGATGGCGCAGCCCGGCGGCGTGCTCTCGCGCGCCGGGCATACCGAGGCGGCGGCGGATCTGGCGCTGCTGGCGGGCTTCGAGCCCTCCGGCGTGCTGGTGGAAATCCTCAATGCCGACGGCAGCATGGCGCGACGGCCGCAGCTGGAACTGTTCGCACGCGAGCACGGCTTGAAGATCGGTTCGATCGAGGACCTGATCCGCCATCGCCTGGAAACCGAAAACACCGTCGAGCGCATCGACAGTCGTCCCATCGGGACCGACCACGGCCCGTTCGTGCTGAACACCTATCGCGATCGCCTGACCCGCGGCCTGCACTACGCGTTGGTGCGCGGTGAGGTGATGGGTGACGAACCGGTGCTGGTGCGGGTGCAGCAGCAGAACCCGCTGGCCGACGCGCTGCACTGGCGGCGCGCCGATTTCGGGCCGCTGGTGGGCGACGTGCTGGCGATGATCGCCGCCGAGGATCGCGGCGCGCTGGTGCTGCTGGGCGACGCGCCCGATGCCGATGCCACCCTGGCCCGCATCCGCGAACAGCCGGCGCCGCCCGCCAGCAAGGCCGGTGCGCTGGCGCAGTGGCGGCGCAACGGGGCGGGCTCGCAGATCCTGGCCGACCTGGGGGCGCGCCATCTGCGCGTGCTGGGCACCCCGCGCCGCCAGGTGGGCCTGGCCGGCTACGGGCTGGAGGTGGTGGAGTACGTGGCGCTGCCGGCGCGGTAA
- the ribD gene encoding bifunctional diaminohydroxyphosphoribosylaminopyrimidine deaminase/5-amino-6-(5-phosphoribosylamino)uracil reductase RibD, which yields MLFSPDDHALMARALRLAERGAFTTRPNPMVGCVIARGAEVVGEGWHQRKGGPHAEAFALQAAGERARGATAYVTLEPCAHAGSTPPCADALLGAGVSRVVAAMRDPFPKVDGAGFEMLRAAGIAVESGLMEAQARELNRGFLSRIERGRPWLRVKLATSLDGRTAMASGDSRWISGEASRRDVHRWRARSGALLTGAGTVLADDPQLTVRLEDGSDFVPPLRVVLDPGLATVARGRVREGDAPTLYVHAPEARLPRGLNIDHVAVAVQGTRFDLQAVLRLLAARGVNEIQLEAGATLAGAFLSAGLVDELLLYVAPVLLGEHARPLFDGLHIDAMAQRLRMRRIDSAVVGEDFRLLLRPEEG from the coding sequence CTGCTGTTTTCCCCCGATGACCATGCGCTGATGGCGCGCGCGCTGCGGCTGGCCGAGCGCGGGGCCTTCACCACCCGCCCGAACCCGATGGTCGGCTGCGTGATTGCACGGGGCGCGGAGGTGGTCGGGGAAGGGTGGCACCAGCGCAAGGGCGGCCCGCACGCGGAAGCGTTCGCGCTGCAGGCGGCCGGTGAACGCGCGCGCGGCGCCACGGCTTACGTGACGCTGGAGCCCTGCGCGCACGCCGGCAGCACCCCGCCGTGCGCCGATGCGCTGCTGGGCGCCGGCGTGTCGCGGGTGGTGGCGGCGATGCGCGACCCGTTCCCGAAGGTGGACGGTGCCGGCTTCGAAATGCTGCGCGCGGCAGGCATTGCCGTTGAATCCGGGTTGATGGAAGCGCAGGCGCGCGAGCTCAACCGCGGCTTCCTGTCGCGCATCGAACGCGGCCGCCCGTGGTTGCGGGTGAAGCTGGCCACCAGCCTGGACGGCCGCACGGCGATGGCATCGGGCGATTCCCGGTGGATCAGTGGCGAAGCATCACGACGCGATGTGCACCGCTGGCGCGCGCGCAGCGGCGCGCTGCTGACCGGCGCCGGCACCGTGCTGGCCGATGATCCGCAACTCACCGTGCGCCTGGAAGATGGCAGTGATTTCGTGCCGCCGCTGCGGGTGGTGCTGGACCCCGGCTTGGCCACGGTGGCGCGCGGTCGCGTTCGCGAGGGCGACGCGCCCACGCTGTACGTGCACGCGCCCGAAGCCAGGCTGCCGCGTGGGCTGAACATCGACCACGTCGCGGTGGCGGTGCAGGGCACGCGCTTCGACCTGCAAGCGGTGCTGCGCCTGTTGGCCGCGCGGGGCGTCAACGAAATCCAGCTGGAGGCCGGCGCAACCCTGGCGGGCGCGTTCCTGTCCGCTGGGCTGGTGGATGAGTTGCTGCTGTACGTGGCGCCGGTGCTGCTGGGCGAACATGCGCGGCCGCTGTTCGACGGCCTGCACATCGATGCGATGGCGCAGCGTCTGCGGATGCGGCGCATCGACAGCGCCGTGGTAGGCGAGGATTTCCGCCTGTTGCTGCGGCCGGAGGAGGGTTGA
- the ettA gene encoding energy-dependent translational throttle protein EttA: MSSQYIYTMNKVSKMVPPKRQIIKDISLSFFPGAKIGLLGLNGSGKSTVLKIMAGVDQDFEGEARPQAGIKVGYLAQEPELNPEHTVRQAVEEGVGEVLQAQARLDEVYAAYAEEGADFDALAKEQERLEAILAAGDAHTLENQLEVAADALRLPPWDAIVGKLSGGEKRRVALCRLLLQKPDMLLLDEPTNHLDAESVEWLEQFLHRYTGTVVAVTHDRYFLDNAAEWILELDRGRGIPWKGNYTDWLTQKDDRLKQEDNQEKSRQKAIQKELEWSRQNAKGGRSKGKARLARLDELQSVDYQRRNETNEIFIPPGERLGNSVIEFKNVSKSFGDRLLIDNLSMIVPPGAIVGIIGPNGAGKSTLFKMITGQEQPDSGSINIGPTVNLAYVDQSRGALEGNHTVFQEVSGGLDILNINGVEIQSRAYIGRFNFKGQDQQKLVGTLSGGERGRLHMAKTLLQGGNVLLLDEPSNDLDIETLRALEDALLEFPGNTFVISHDRWFLDRIATHILAFEGDSHVEFFQGNYREYEEDKRRRMGDEAGPKRLRFKALK, translated from the coding sequence ATGTCATCGCAGTACATCTACACCATGAACAAGGTGTCCAAGATGGTCCCGCCCAAGCGGCAGATCATCAAGGACATCTCGCTGAGCTTTTTTCCCGGCGCCAAGATCGGCCTGCTGGGGCTGAACGGCTCCGGCAAATCCACCGTGCTCAAGATCATGGCCGGCGTGGATCAGGATTTCGAAGGCGAGGCGCGCCCGCAAGCCGGCATCAAGGTCGGCTATCTGGCGCAGGAGCCCGAGCTTAACCCCGAGCACACCGTGCGCCAGGCGGTGGAGGAAGGCGTGGGCGAAGTGCTGCAGGCGCAGGCGCGGCTGGACGAGGTCTATGCCGCCTACGCCGAGGAAGGCGCCGACTTCGACGCGCTGGCCAAGGAGCAGGAACGGCTGGAGGCGATCCTTGCCGCTGGCGACGCGCATACGCTGGAAAACCAGCTGGAAGTGGCCGCCGACGCGCTGCGCCTGCCGCCGTGGGACGCCATCGTCGGCAAGCTGTCGGGCGGCGAGAAGCGCCGCGTCGCGCTGTGCCGCCTGCTGCTGCAGAAGCCCGACATGCTGCTGCTGGACGAACCCACCAACCACCTCGACGCCGAGTCGGTGGAATGGCTGGAGCAGTTCCTGCATCGCTACACCGGCACCGTGGTGGCGGTCACCCATGATCGCTACTTCCTCGACAACGCCGCCGAGTGGATCCTGGAACTGGATCGCGGCCGCGGCATCCCGTGGAAGGGCAACTACACCGATTGGCTGACCCAGAAAGATGATCGCCTGAAGCAGGAAGACAATCAGGAAAAGTCGCGCCAGAAAGCGATCCAGAAAGAACTGGAATGGTCGCGGCAGAACGCCAAGGGCGGCCGCAGCAAGGGCAAGGCGCGCCTGGCGCGGCTGGACGAATTGCAGTCGGTGGATTACCAGCGCCGCAACGAGACCAATGAAATCTTCATTCCGCCGGGCGAGCGCCTTGGCAACTCGGTGATCGAGTTCAAGAACGTCAGCAAGAGCTTCGGCGATCGCCTGTTGATCGACAACCTGTCCATGATCGTGCCACCGGGAGCCATCGTCGGCATCATCGGCCCGAACGGCGCGGGCAAGTCCACGCTGTTCAAGATGATCACCGGGCAGGAGCAGCCGGATTCCGGCTCGATCAACATCGGCCCGACCGTGAACCTCGCCTACGTGGACCAGAGCCGTGGCGCGCTGGAAGGCAACCACACCGTGTTCCAGGAAGTCTCCGGCGGGCTGGACATCCTCAACATCAACGGCGTGGAGATCCAGTCGCGCGCCTACATCGGCCGCTTCAACTTCAAGGGCCAGGACCAGCAGAAACTGGTGGGCACGCTGTCCGGCGGTGAACGCGGCCGCCTGCACATGGCGAAGACGCTGCTGCAGGGCGGCAACGTGCTGCTGCTCGACGAACCGTCGAACGACCTGGACATCGAAACCCTGCGCGCGCTGGAAGACGCGCTGCTGGAGTTCCCCGGCAACACCTTCGTGATCAGCCACGACCGCTGGTTCCTCGACCGCATCGCCACCCACATCCTCGCCTTCGAGGGCGACTCGCACGTGGAGTTCTTCCAGGGCAACTACCGCGAGTACGAGGAAGACAAGCGCCGCCGCATGGGCGACGAGGCCGGCCCGAAGCGGCTGCGGTTCAAGGCGCTGAAGTAA